Genomic segment of Leishmania panamensis strain MHOM/PA/94/PSC-1 chromosome 20 sequence:
CATTTTGCGTACAAGGCAACTTTCCCTGCGACGATCCTGtgcaccctcctcctcaccatcCATCTTCaaatagagagagggagggagagaagcggacAGAGCGGCGCGTCTCGGTGCGGTAACCCACGTGATGACGAGCACCAAAGGCAACCTACAGTGCCACACCTGTTTCCCCCCTTTGTCTGTTCAAAGTTTTCTCTAGTCTGCCGttggggagaagaagagcccAGCGCCAGTACAAACAAAAAGTACGCCACTCGCTTTTACACCCACGCGGACAGTAGAAACGCgcaggcggaggggggggggccaaCGCCAACAGCCCttgcggaagagagagagagacacacacacacaccgcagtcacagcacgaggaggagcacatcaCCACAAAGTGACAAAGCAATGAGGAAGCGCTGCGGGAAACGgcaagcaaagaaagaaTTGAGTGATGGAGGCATGTCAAGgagtgcatgtgtgtgtgtgtgcacccgGCTTAGACGCACCCGCCCCCCTAAATACAGAAAAATTGAAAACTTATCCGTAGCGTAACAGAGAAACCAcaggtagagagagggagggagggattACAATGACAGgaaagacaacaacaaaagaagCACCGACACAGCGAAACATACGCGGCGGGCAGAACATGAGTGTGCCCActgatacacacacacacacacatacgtacGTACAAAAGGCCACAGACCCCTTCAACTCAATAGAAGGAATCAatagaaaaggaaaaagaagacaggaaaagaaagcactGCGTGCGAGGGGGCCAGACACGCAGACGGGCGTGCAGAgggagcaagagagggatCTGCTACACACGACACTTACACCGTCACTACTCAGAAACGATTACGCGCCTACACAGGTAAGAGGagcaagggaagagagaaagatcagatgaacacacacgcacataagCATgagcagacacacaccgccacctcaTCTGGCACGCGGGTGCGCTTTGACTACATGGCGAGCACTCACCCGCAGGGTGAGACAACACGccgtgacacacacacacacacacacactcacacgtaCGAGTGTGACGAGGGAGGCAGGTGGACGACTTTGACTGCCGCACACGCCGCTTTTTGTACTCTTGCTAACGAAGATGGAAACGTCCACGGCCCTCAGCAAtgagatgcacacacacacaagtacacacacgcgcagcgaAAACATACCAAATGGAGAGACATCGAGGAGGTCTCGAGCAGCAAATCAGCCATAGTAAACCCACTCGGCCACCTACGCTACACctcatccacacacacacacacacacacacgcacactgaCATATTGTTTCTCCTCATCATACATCACCGATTGTAATGAAATGAGCGGAGCATCAAGTTCATCAGATAAGCAGAGCAAAAAAGGAATGAAAAGTCAGAACAGAAAAGATCGACggtcacacacgcacagctcaCACGCATCCGTGTGGCAGCCAGTGTTAGTGCTTAGGGAAAtaggagaaaaggaaaaaatggACGCGCTCTCTATTACACGCTGTACTTTGGCTTGAGGCCTTGAGGGCTTTCTAGCGCATCtatgcagacacacacgtactGCACAGTAGGTAGGTGCTGAGTAAGTGGAGGAAAAAGGACACGGCATCCTCTGCTTCACCGTTGCTCACATGGTTTCTCTTTTGTTCTTGTTTCCGACCTCGCGGCTGGTGAAAAGGGCgagagatagagagagagcgacaaaTCCGCGCTGCGCCCACCGACAGTCCCTCCATCTTTTCTCGCGCTCGCCCAAACACCTCGCCCTGAGTGGGTGCAGGTACGCTAGTACTCGCCCGCATCTTGCACAAGGCAGTACAAGTGCAGTGGCTTTTTAGGCACTGTGAAGTCCGCCCCATCAGGCATCAGCGAGCTCCCTTTCGGAGCAGCCACCTTCTGCTCCGTCGAGtccacgccgccaccgcaaaTCGTGACGTCTTGCTGCCGATCCGGCGACGGATGCAGCTCTGTTCCagagggtgaggaagacTTGCGTGCCGTGCTGATCTCTGCGAGGGAGACGAGGTCGGAAGGGTCCATTTCATCGTGCTCGAGCATGATAGTGATACGGGTCGAGTAGCGCGGCACCGTTGGAACCGCCCTCAACAAGTAGGGACTCCACCCCGACTCCACATCCGTGGCAGGCGCAATTGATGGGCCAGGTGCGCACGTGCCGATCCACGCCTCGCGGCGCGGCacgcagctggcgcacacCGTCAGCAGTGGCTTCACTGTATagggagaggtgaggaagcGAAGCTCCTCCACTGCCGGTGCGTCATTGGCGACTTGCATGCTCACCTCACTGCTGTACATGGATGGGTCGGGCAACGGGAAGGGCGGGCTTGTATCGTCACTgtcgtcttcctccgctTCAGCGGTGAGCCACTtggcgtcgctgtcgctgccggaGCTGCCCGACTCGGCTCCACGCTTGTCTTGTGGTATGCTGCGCACAATCGCGCGCAGGACGGAATCAATGCTCTTGGACCACCCGCTGCCCATCGCCACCGTCAAGTCTGCCTGGTGGGGATCGTGGAAGCGCACCCGCGTAATGGCGTGATAATGAGCAGGAACAGGGTAGCGGGCTTGCGTCTCCTCGGcacggcgcgccgcctcttTTTTCCACGCCTGCAAAGCGAGAAGGCGCTCCACCGGGGAaagcgtcggcagcggcgctgtagGCGGGGTTGAGGTGGCAACAGGGGTCGACAAAGGACGCACGGGGCGAACACTACCACGACGACGTCCGCGGCGACCGCGCGTCTTGCCTTCCCGCTGGTTGCATGCAGCCGCTTCGCCGGATGAGGCAGCGCTCCGTGCATCACCactttcgctcttctctgcgGCTGTCAAGGCAGGAAGCTGAaggtggtgcggcggcaccagcTGTTCCATTTCACGCACATGGATGAAGACAGTGTTGGTGGCAAGCTGCTCCGCAcagaggcgctgccgcaacTCGAGGAACTGCTTTTCCGAAAGCGCAAGAAGCGTTTGCGTGCCGGCAGCCGAATTCTCACCGACTCCGCTCTCGTTCTCGGTGCTCTTCGCAGCATTATACTGGTTGTGAGCGACATGTTTGCCAATTGTTCTAACGGAGTCATGCGACGGCGCCTGGGCACGATTGAGGTCCTTCACGTACATCTTCAGCGGCCCTTCGCTACGTGGAAGAGTCGTGAAGAGAAAGGACACTGAACCGGAGACCATGATCAGCTTCGTAATGCTGCACCGCTCCGCGACGCGCTGCTCTTCCGTACGGGGCGTTGTGTTCATCATATTGTGCGTGTAGTAGACCGGCTGCGGTGaaccgaagagagaggacggcATCGGTGCAGCGGTGTCCGCCGTATTCGCGGCGACGGCCCCAGTTGACCCCAAACTGCCGACAGCACTACCCGCCGGGCCCGAAGGCGAGGGTGAGCCCGTCGATACACGCTTTCCACGTTTCTTTCCctgcgacgacgacgctgtAACGACGATGCCGTCTTCGCCAGCGACGAGGGACGACATCGGCGGCTCGAGCGGCGGTAGGGTGGCCACAGCATCAGAGGGACGCTCATGTGAcggaaaagaaggagaggaggggaccAGGTTGGACGATGGTGTGCTGGAGCGACGTGCTGCACTGACGGCGGCTGCCTCCGGCCTTCTACGTCCTCGCCTCACCGCCTTGGCGCTGCATGCAGCGCCTTGTCCTGACACGTTACGCGACACCGACGATGTAGTACCGGTCCCGGCCGACAGGACGGCctccgacgacgacgcggcgaGCGGCAgggacgctgccgccgtaaCGTTATCTAGCGCAGGCTCCACAAAGGCTCCTGCAGTACCATAgtccgccgcctccttctgccGCGTTTGCTTGCGGCTTGCCTGACCGCTCGCGCGCGACGATGCCGCAGAGGCGCCGGTGTTGGTGGGCTGGTGCTGTTTCAAGAGGATAGCCGTTGTGCCGTAGTTGCGGCGAGCACCGTGCTCTATAGGGAAGCCCCGGGAGATAGACGATGATCCACCTCCCAgagcgtgggtgtgtgtaagTCTATGGAAAGAGGAAATgcagcgcggctgcgcgaTGGACGAGGTGCCGACATCAACGCCAAAGCTCACAGCCCTGCGGTGGCTGATAAACGAGCGCATGGGGGAATGCCTGCGACGATGCAGctaaaggagagagaaacgaagaaaTAAGGGTCAATTTTtagggaaggaaagagtaGGTAAacgggggaggtggggggagggtaaTCGGCTGATATGTCCACAGGGATGAGCGAAaaagacagcagcgacagcggcgaagaGGGTACAAcacagggagaaggggaagaagagcgggAGAAAGTgatggaggaaggggaatgTTGATGACACAGCGGCGCGGCCGTccaagaagagggagaggtaaaacgcagaggagcagaaagCACGAGGGACCAtaagaaaaacgaaaaccAGTTGCGACACTGGCCCCgaaggcacacgcacccacaaacacaccaAAGGCAATTATATGCGTCGTGGGCAGCTAAAAAGGGGGTAAACACCCACCGTCGCTCCGATAGAACTTCTCACGCTTACGTGAGCCTGTCCAGTGGGGGCTAGAGAGCGgtggggagggagtgagagggagagggagagggagaggcaggcgaggcggaggtaGGCACGGGGAGATGCTTATATGATTGGTCTATGTGTATGTAACAAAGGGGAgtaaaaacaaaaaggggggagagcgcaGGGGAGGAAAGACAACGCTGGTACGCCCATGACAGGAAACGCACGAAAACAACAACCAGCAACTGGATTACGCACTAGCACGGAGAGACATGCACACTCACAACACCGAAACGCACCCCCTAACTGTActgggagagaaagaggtgcgCTGATAGCAAGTGCAAACAAATGGAGACACTTGCAAGGATCGGCACGGCACGTCAGTTCCTTGACAGCGCAGCTGATGTGAATGGTGCGCCGTACACGAGGTATATCTACATATATACAAGAAGTGGGAAAGCAAAAGCAACCAACAACCCACAATAAAAAAGAAGAACTAAGCGCACAGGCAAAAACGCCcaacaaaacacacacaaaccaacgaaagaagcagcagcagtggccgTGGTAGTCGTGGCGTGTCtcagcaaaaaaaagaaaatgcaAAAAACGCCTCTTTCGTCCCTAGGGGTTtacgggaggaggaggaggaggaggaggcaaagaacagaaaaggaaaaacgagCTGGGTGCTGATGGTAGcgtagagggaggggaaagcTAGAAgacaagagggagggggaagcagAGGCTGGGTGCAATCCAGGGAGAACTAGAAGAACTAAGGAAATAGGCGAAGATGCGTGTAGTCGTAGAACAACGGGACACCAGTATAAAGGCAGAAATGAAAAGTGaggtgacagcagcagcgagcagcaaCGTATGATCAAGAGAGAGTCCGTAAACTGCTACCCGAtcgcagtgtgtgtgtgtgaatcGACCCTGACGACCGTCGTTCCACTACCCCAGTcacttctttttcttgcgTTCGATGACTCTATGAAATAAGGAGTACTGCTGTTGGGATACTTccgcgtgtatgtgtgttaGTGCATGCATGTGCATGGGCGGCGCTAATGCGGTCGGTAGAGAACGTGTGAGAAATGAatggaaaaagaaaaaaaagaagaggataCGCAGacaaagaaagggagagagtaCAGAGAGTACCCGAAGTGAGGAGACGTCAAGCAtcgtccccctcccaccaGTTCAGTGGACACTCCCTCATTGCCTATTGCGGGAGTTCATTGCCCTCACCGCTTTGTTGTAGCTGCACACGTTAGCGTTGGGGCGAGGTAAAGAGGATGCCTCTCGTGCCACTCGAGCTGGAAGACGCTACCGTGACTTTCACCTTGCCTATTTCCTTTTTCTGCTCTCAGGAGTTGCCCTGCTGGATGCGGCGTtgatgcacatgcacatatTTGCGTGCATTTTAAAGTCAGTCGTCGCGGTTAAACACTTGACGCAGTTTTATGCTGGTGAAAACTGCGCACACGGAGTCGGAGAAGTCGGGAACGGTTCTAAGGAGCGCTGCAGAGGAAGACCAAAGCGAAGGTGGGGGGAAGGCGCCCTCACCCGAGAAGaaacaggcacacgcacacgtcgaAAATCGCTGATAGCGTCATTGGTGACGAAACGGACTGCGGGTGGCGAGGAGAcacgcaacaacaacaaaaaagagagaacgaacAGACAGTACTGTGAAGAGGGTCACACGTAAACATTTCCATGTGAGAGAAGACAATgaacgcgcagctgctgagctcCGCGCACAGCGCAGAAGGCTTCCTGTGATTTCAACGGACACCGgcatccctcccccctccccccccccgcactCACGGACGCGAATAGAGAGCGGTGGAAAACAGGCATGTCGAGACAAGGAGGCGCAAACGCACCGCGAAAGCACCACGGGGAACACATGGAGGATCGGGcggcaagaaaaaaaaagagagggagagggaacagtgaaggagagaaggcgcacccctcccctttcctccccaacacacacatacaaacagcagcaactgAGAACACCAGCAAATGGGCAAGACTACCAGCAAAGAGAGGCTAGAACAGAGGAGAGCAAGAAGGAGAGTCGAAGAGGGGCAGCGCCAAGCAGAGAGCTGCGGGTGAACCGCCGCTACGTGGTATCGAAGTCAAGCAGTGGTGCACGCGGTAGAGACTTCTGAAGCCTCGCTTTCTTGCTTCGCATTTGCTCTATGCTGGCGTCGAAGGCGCGAGTGCTAGCAATGAATGTGGGAAGCGCCACGGTCGCTGCGACAGCGTCGTCTCGGTGGAAGAAGAGATGTGACTGTAGCTGGGCAGCGCTAATTACATGTGGTGGAAAATTGCGTCCAAAAGCCTCCACCATATCCTCCGTTGCCTTTGGGAAGAACTTCCGGTACATGCGCTGCGACTGATCCACATCCAGCAGGCCGACTTCAATCTTGACATCTGCTCGGCCTGGCCGAATCAGCGCCGCGTCCAGCAGGTCCACGTGGTTCGTCGTCATGAAGACTAAGCGGCCCTCCTGGGCACCGACGCCGTCGAGTGCGTTAAGGAGGCCACTCATGGTAACGTTGCACTCATTGCTGAAGGCGCGGTCGATGTCCTCCAGCAGTACAATCGTGTCTACGCGCGCCTCGTTCAGCAGTGACGTCAGCGACTCGTCGTTGAGGTTGCGATTCGACAAGTtaaggagagagatggagaggcgCAGTTCACCGGCTAGCGCCATGACAAAGCTCGTCTTGCCGCACCCTGGAGGCCCGTGCAGAAGATACCCGCGGCGGTAGGGTACACCCAACTGCTTGTAAAAGGAGCTCGAGCTGAGAAACTTCTTGACATCGCTTAGGACAAACTCAGAAATGCCATCTGGCAGCACAACGGACTGAATGGCGCGCCGCGAACGCGGTCGGGATTGGCGAGTCCAGCTGCTTCCACCATTCATGTACACTACCGTGTGATCGCTGTCCTCTTGCTCTGCAAACTGCTGGGCCTCCTTTACGATGTTCTGCAGCACTGTGGCACTCGTGCCGATGGTGGTGAACTCCAGTGTTTCGAAAATGTCATCGCTGTAGCCTGGGCTGATGTTGtcgcggcgtcgccgcgtcAGTGTCAGCGGGCGACCCTCGTAGAAGAAAAAGTGTCGCTGATTCGGACAAGGGCTGAAGAGGCACTCCGCCCGCATGCGGTCGCTGGACGAGTACTCCATGGATGGCGTCCGAGTCAGCACTGACATCTGTTGCACCTTAAACGTTTTTTGGTGGGACAGCCAGCGCAACATCCAATCGTAGGCGTTGTCACGGTTCGACACCTCAAGAGAGACGACAAACTTGCGCCGCATGAGAGCTTGGAGCATTACGGAGGCTTGGCGACCAAAGGCCCCGCCAACCGTAAGAACCCAGAGcccagcaccagcgctgaAGTACGGATTGCTGAGCAGCGGTCCAACTGTACGCGCAAGGACACTATTGGAGCCATCCCACCCCTCTGGCAGAAGCCCAGCGAGGTCAATCTGCGGCGCCGACACACCGCTTATGTCCGCTTGACTGTGATGGGCatctgtggcggtggcagccggTGCGGTTTCAGTGGCGCTGTTAGTGCCTCGCGAAAACATTCTTCAGACCTTTCTTAGAGACCTGAAATAGTTTCGATAAGCAAGAGATAACAAACCCCCCTCCCGGCAGCGATAGAAGAGTGAATGCCagaagcagagaggaagcggaAGGGGGCGGAGAGCGAAAAATACAGGTCGTGATGTGGCAAGGGCTGGCGTAATAGCCTGCTCGCTGCAGTAGTGTATACAAGGCGGATCGCCCCCTCAAGGAAAACAACGAGAGAGTGAGACGTTGTGGCGGCAatacgttttttttttttgcacgGCCTCAGAGTTGACCGCCACGTGAAGGTCACCACACAAGTTCGACCGTGTGCAGTGTAGATTTGAGAGGTTCCTTTCGTTCTTTTTCTCGTGCATCGCTCTTGCTGCACTCCTTATCaactgtctctctctctctctctcggagGCGTTGTGGTCCAAGCAGTCGCCCCAGAGGTGTAGGAATACGTCCTCGGGGCAACCTCGACTCCTGCTCGTCACACAGCTGTGGCTGCCTCGGTGGTGTACCCAGCCTCCAAGGTGCGGATACGTCGAGCCAACTGCTCCATCTGGCTGAGCAGGTGTTGAGTGGGGGTGGCAGAGACAGAACTCGATCTGACAGTCACGTagttgttgttgtcgcgCAGATGAGTTCCACTGTGCGGCTGCAGAGGTAAGGAGGAGTGAGGGGACTCGACGAGGGCGGCACTCTGGCGCCGCGCAGCTTTGCGGCGCAACCGTTCTGCGCGCTCACCTTTACGCGCAGAAAATAGCGGTGTCGCCGTGCAGGATCTCAGCGGTGCTTGGCTTTCTGTGTCGCTTCCACTCTCGTTGCTGTGCCAGTGCTGGTCGATAGCTCTGGTGGGTGGTGGCGTCCTCACACGTGTTGTCCTGCCTGGGGTTGGGGTGATGGAATACGGGAGCTCGGCGAACACTGGCTGCGCCGGTGGCATCGATCGCGAGCTTGTAGCTAAGGCTTGCACAcaagaggcggaggagaagaaaagccgctgctgcagttgcaCCGCCAGTAgttgtcgctgcagcgcaatgGTGCGTTTTCGCAGCGGTATGGAGAGTTGTCTACGCAGAACAGCTCGAAAGCCACCCTGTGGTGCCGTGAAGGTGGTCGTACGCCCTCCTTCATTCTTGCCACTATGCCCTGTACCTTCTGAACCATCACGAGCTGCAGTTGCCGCCGCGGTGCTCCTGCGCatggcagtggcgctgccgcagtgagCTGCAGACTTCTGTGACGATTGCGCGAAAGTTGCGTAGTGCGTGGGCGCGCGGCTGGCATGCTCCGGACGACTCAGGTGCGATCGGCCAGTAGGTACAACTTTAGACACTGCAGAGCGCGCGGGCGGCGGTAGCGGTAGCATGGCGGCCGGATTGGTGGTGCTCTCGCTGTCTACCTCTCCGACATCTGCTTCCTCCTGGTGCTCAACTCTGCTGTCTCCTGTGATTCTCAGAACCGCCCCACGCTCTCTGATACTTCTCATTCCTGCAGTGCTGTTGGCGGTGACCGGCAGACAACGCCGCCGATCCACGTTGTACCGCTGCAACACGAAGCTGTACGTCCGCCAGTGGTAAAAAGTGCGCGCGAGTCGGCTAAGCCGCAAAAGGCGCTCTGCATCGGTGCCCATTATCGCTTCGCGAAGCCGTTGAGAATCTGCAGCATGCTGAGTAGCTCTCCGGCGCCATGTGCGTAGCACTCTTCTCCCCTGAAGCTGCTCACTGATCTTAAGCGCCAGTTCCTGTTGCCCCTGCCGCACAATCATGCAGACTTGCATGCGTTGATGCCATTGGAGAAACAAGGAATAtaggaggtggcggcgttgctgccgcgccaCACAGGTCCGAATGTGCGTCTCGCGTCGCCACCGTTGCACCCATCGCATGAAGCAAACTCTAGCAAACTGTGCCACACGAAACGCGCGAAGTCGGTGCTCTTGCTCCCGTCGCCGTTGTCGCTCCAGGCATCGGGATCGCCAAAACCACCACGCTTGACGAGTCAGGCTGCTGTGTGGCCGTTTTGATGCGATGAAGCTTCTCAGTTGTGCACTGATCGTGCACCGAAGcgtccaccgctgcagtgcgCGTCTCAGTATGACGGCGTTGCACTGCGACGTTGCGACGCGTAACGCCTGTTGCCGCACACAGGCTTCCTTCATGAGGAGCAGAACAGCGGTCCCGTGCTTTTCCGCGCGGTGACGATCGGCGACGGACTCCTGGCGTCGTTTCTGCCACTGCGTCCAAACCTGCCACTTCACTCGGCGTGCTCCAATCAGCTTCTGCTGAAGGGTACGCTGGGCTTGTACGAAGCGAGTAGTGCACCCCCAAGCCCGGAGTACGCGATGCCCCAACGTGGAGATGCAGAAGCGCCGTACTACGACAGTCATCTTccatcgctgcagcagccttTTAAAGTACTGTAGCGCCTTCAGTTTCGTGTAGGCGTCGCAACGCTCCACATCGCGCACTTCCTTGTCACGCTGTAGGAGCGCTGCTCGGCGACGCCTCCAACGAGCCCAGCACTGCGCTCTCGTCGTCTCCCGCCGTTGCGTCTGAATAAAGCGCGTCGCCAGCGACTCGTACAGACGGCGATCACGCCAGTGAAAAAACACCTGGTGCAGGATGGCACTTTCGCGTCTCCGGACGATGAAGCGGgctcgctcttcttgctgTGCTTCTCGGCCAAAGACACCGTGCGCGGAGAGTGCCGTAGGGCCGGATGATGCGGAGGTGCAGTTTGCGTCTGCCAAAAAGCGCTGTTTGGAGGACAGGGTCCTGGCCGGTGTACTGGAAGCCAAAGAGTCCTCCACGTCGCCTCGTCTTTGCAGCAGAGGAATC
This window contains:
- a CDS encoding hypothetical protein (TriTrypDB/GeneDB-style sysID: LpmP.20.1420); translated protein: MLQALMRRKFVVSLEVSNRDNAYDWMLRWLSHQKTFKVQQMSVLTRTPSMEYSSSDRMRAECLFSPCPNQRHFFFYEGRPLTLTRRRRDNISPGYSDDIFETLEFTTIGTSATVLQNIVKEAQQFAEQEDSDHTVVYMNGGSSWTRQSRPRSRRAIQSVVLPDGISEFVLSDVKKFLSSSSFYKQLGVPYRRGYLLHGPPGCGKTSFVMALAGELRLSISLLNLSNRNLNDESLTSLLNEARVDTIVLLEDIDRAFSNECNVTMSGLLNALDGVGAQEGRLVFMTTNHVDLLDAALIRPGRADVKIEVGLLDVDQSQRMYRKFFPKATEDMVEAFGRNFPPHVISAAQLQSHLFFHRDDAVAATVALPTFIASTRAFDASIEQMRSKKARLQKSLPRAPLLDFDTT
- a CDS encoding hypothetical protein (TriTrypDB/GeneDB-style sysID: LpmP.20.1430), translating into MSSCVEESALFSFSTKDLVTAHQGTCTVVYQAVCAEAIRIIFALYELSQSGAAELGDELRHCRTVISECWHSPLDVVDCLTPQSQIRSSPLLSCSPSHEDTRLRPQSQSKEEFRALSSSAEVRGRITNASLYGLLTAAHLLRCSTWTAVSLVPRTWREGHSAGTQVSQLLSQARAAEELRTRESGWCATALVQLTEWMLFSGSPHVPSSVASTLLSRALSVAEVQRTPTDRRDHFLCSTPPLRAADEAPSDPLPLYFPLLLDGKECSRTSVSSPWQPSRVSDAVEGGCVHGWLLDDLPQWCAQVSLEAQSKAWHRTSLLRRALERWRARRGLRVVAHLSHAAASAPEVEPHQSALTAHSFSLVPQVSMLSNAGSRKVVEEALPRRLKLSDASEAVTLSHTTVTQTAADTPRISKVDNRGSGVPPAWSFTEVREFDVSTIEIDTAPPSPSQSQYPPCASLPAAPMLPCADHGDDAASVSKTCRLESVLRGVTTMQSPPSLDMGAGDNTSTLSEECGQSPHRRPREIPLLQRRGDVEDSLASSTPARTLSSKQRFLADANCTSASSGPTALSAHGVFGREAQQEERARFIVRRRESAILHQVFFHWRDRRLYESLATRFIQTQRRETTRAQCWARWRRRRAALLQRDKEVRDVERCDAYTKLKALQYFKRLLQRWKMTVVVRRFCISTLGHRVLRAWGCTTRFVQAQRTLQQKLIGARRVKWQVWTQWQKRRQESVADRHRAEKHGTAVLLLMKEACVRQQALRVATSQCNAVILRRALQRWTLRCTISAQLRSFIASKRPHSSLTRQAWWFWRSRCLERQRRREQEHRLRAFRVAQFARVCFMRWVQRWRRETHIRTCVARQQRRHLLYSLFLQWHQRMQVCMIVRQGQQELALKISEQLQGRRVLRTWRRRATQHAADSQRLREAIMGTDAERLLRLSRLARTFYHWRTYSFVLQRYNVDRRRCLPVTANSTAGMRSIRERGAVLRITGDSRVEHQEEADVGEVDSESTTNPAAMLPLPPPARSAVSKVVPTGRSHLSRPEHASRAPTHYATFAQSSQKSAAHCGSATAMRRSTAAATAARDGSEGTGHSGKNEGGRTTTFTAPQGGFRAVLRRQLSIPLRKRTIALQRQLLAVQLQQRLFFSSASCVQALATSSRSMPPAQPVFAELPYSITPTPGRTTRVRTPPPTRAIDQHWHSNESGSDTESQAPLRSCTATPLFSARKGERAERLRRKAARRQSAALVESPHSSLPLQPHSGTHLRDNNNYVTVRSSSVSATPTQHLLSQMEQLARRIRTLEAGYTTEAATAV
- a CDS encoding hypothetical protein (TriTrypDB/GeneDB-style sysID: LpmP.20.1410) gives rise to the protein MRSFISHRRAVSFGVDVGTSSIAQPRCISSFHRLTHTHALGGGSSSISRGFPIEHGARRNYGTTAILLKQHQPTNTGASAASSRASGQASRKQTRQKEAADYGTAGAFVEPALDNVTAAASLPLAASSSEAVLSAGTGTTSSVSRNVSGQGAACSAKAVRRGRRRPEAAAVSAARRSSTPSSNLVPSSPSFPSHERPSDAVATLPPLEPPMSSLVAGEDGIVVTASSSQGKKRGKRVSTGSPSPSGPAGSAVGSLGSTGAVAANTADTAAPMPSSLFGSPQPVYYTHNMMNTTPRTEEQRVAERCSITKLIMVSGSVSFLFTTLPRSEGPLKMYVKDLNRAQAPSHDSVRTIGKHVAHNQYNAAKSTENESGVGENSAAGTQTLLALSEKQFLELRQRLCAEQLATNTVFIHVREMEQLVPPHHLQLPALTAAEKSESGDARSAASSGEAAACNQREGKTRGRRGRRRGSVRPVRPLSTPVATSTPPTAPLPTLSPVERLLALQAWKKEAARRAEETQARYPVPAHYHAITRVRFHDPHQADLTVAMGSGWSKSIDSVLRAIVRSIPQDKRGAESGSSGSDSDAKWLTAEAEEDDSDDTSPPFPLPDPSMYSSEVSMQVANDAPAVEELRFLTSPYTVKPLLTVCASCVPRREAWIGTCAPGPSIAPATDVESGWSPYLLRAVPTVPRYSTRITIMLEHDEMDPSDLVSLAEISTARKSSSPSGTELHPSPDRQQDVTICGGGVDSTEQKVAAPKGSSLMPDGADFTVPKKPLHLYCLVQDAGEY